In Synergistaceae bacterium, a genomic segment contains:
- a CDS encoding sugar ABC transporter ATP-binding protein: MDAILSLRGIGKQFYGNRVLSDVSFDVAAGQIVGLVGENGAGKTTLMKILFSMPEIHETGGYEGSILWNGKEIKFKNPFDALDAGIGMVHQEFSLIPGFTATENILLNRESLRKSVLADIFSQRVSMLDRETMTERSKKAINKLGVALDPAMLVKEMPVGHKQFTEIARELCRDNVKLIVLDEPTAVLAESEAEVLLSSLRLLAAEGIAIIFISHRLREVVELCDRVVVLRDGQKIEELPAERCSVKIIASLMVGRSVETQERVASAETHKDRSEEEAPALSVERLWVDMPGETVRDVTFSVKRGEIFGIGGLAGQGKLGIPNGIMGLSPAGGAVTLHGKPIRLGSPYAALEQGLAFVSEDRRGVGLLLDEGIDWNIAFSAMQVHNKFLTPILGGLFQWRSDQEMFEQANEYIRLLDIKCTGPRQRVGNLSGGNQQKVCLAKAFALRPDILFVSEPTRGIDIGAKLIVLETLKKYNSEYGTTIVMISSELEELRSICGRIAIIYEGRIEGILPHAALPEEFGVLMAGARDENRDKNRDENKNGSKDGSKNKSKNKSSVTGKGSER; encoded by the coding sequence ATGGACGCAATTCTGAGTCTGCGCGGTATCGGCAAACAGTTTTACGGCAACCGAGTGTTGTCCGATGTTTCTTTTGATGTGGCCGCAGGACAAATCGTCGGGCTTGTGGGGGAGAACGGCGCGGGCAAAACCACGCTCATGAAAATTCTCTTTTCCATGCCGGAAATACATGAAACAGGCGGTTATGAGGGCAGTATCCTGTGGAACGGTAAAGAAATCAAATTCAAAAACCCTTTCGACGCGCTCGATGCCGGTATAGGTATGGTGCATCAGGAATTTTCACTTATCCCAGGTTTTACGGCAACGGAAAATATTCTCCTCAATCGTGAGTCGCTACGCAAATCTGTACTAGCCGATATTTTCAGCCAGCGTGTCAGTATGCTTGACCGTGAAACGATGACGGAGCGCTCAAAAAAGGCGATCAACAAGCTCGGAGTAGCGCTCGATCCCGCCATGCTCGTCAAAGAAATGCCTGTTGGGCACAAACAGTTCACGGAAATCGCTCGCGAGCTTTGCCGAGACAACGTCAAGCTTATCGTTCTCGACGAACCCACCGCCGTACTGGCGGAGAGCGAAGCCGAGGTGTTGCTTTCGTCCTTGCGCCTGCTGGCTGCCGAGGGGATTGCCATCATTTTTATCTCGCACAGGCTTCGCGAGGTTGTGGAACTTTGCGACCGGGTCGTTGTGCTGCGGGACGGTCAAAAAATCGAGGAACTCCCCGCCGAGAGATGTTCCGTCAAGATAATCGCCTCACTCATGGTAGGGCGCTCAGTTGAAACTCAGGAACGGGTTGCCTCCGCTGAAACGCATAAGGACAGGAGCGAAGAGGAAGCGCCGGCTCTGTCAGTGGAACGGCTGTGGGTGGATATGCCCGGCGAAACCGTGCGCGACGTCACCTTTTCTGTAAAAAGGGGCGAAATTTTCGGCATTGGCGGACTGGCTGGTCAGGGAAAACTCGGCATTCCCAACGGCATCATGGGGCTGTCGCCGGCGGGCGGCGCCGTTACGCTGCACGGAAAACCCATACGTTTGGGTTCGCCCTACGCGGCGCTTGAACAGGGGCTGGCTTTTGTTTCCGAAGACCGCCGCGGCGTTGGTTTGCTGCTTGACGAAGGTATCGATTGGAATATCGCGTTTTCAGCGATGCAGGTGCATAACAAATTTTTGACACCCATTTTGGGAGGACTCTTTCAATGGCGTTCGGATCAGGAAATGTTCGAACAAGCGAATGAATATATTCGTCTGCTCGATATCAAATGTACCGGCCCTCGTCAACGCGTGGGCAACCTTTCCGGAGGCAACCAGCAAAAAGTCTGTCTCGCCAAGGCTTTTGCTCTGCGACCGGACATCCTTTTCGTCTCCGAGCCCACACGCGGTATTGACATAGGCGCCAAGCTCATCGTGCTGGAGACCCTTAAAAAATACAACAGCGAATACGGAACGACCATTGTTATGATTTCCAGCGAATTGGAAGAACTGCGTTCTATCTGCGGGCGTATTGCCATTATCTATGAGGGGCGCATTGAGGGGATTTTGCCACATGCAGCGTTGCCGGAGGAATTTGGCGTTCTCATGGCGGGCGCTAGGGATGAAAACAGGGACAAAAATAGGGATGAAAATAAAAATGGAAGCAAAGATGGAAGCAAAAACAAAAGCAAAAACAAAAGTTCCGTAACAGGTAAGGGAAGTGAGCGCTGA
- a CDS encoding efflux RND transporter periplasmic adaptor subunit, whose product MKKKMKKKTKILFLILTFAAAAYGGFQFFGPAEATYVYRTQPVTRGVITSSISATGKVNAVEMVTVGTQVSGTIKELYVDYNSQVKKGQLLTLLDPDVLLSKIEENKASLSVAQAGVVKARAEVLNAQRNNTRNHELWERKLIARSDAENTETQLMVARASLTEANSRVLQAQESLKQAETNLKYTKITSPIDGVVVSRQVDVGQTVAASLQTPTLFSIARDLTQMQVEANIDEADIGRIREGQKAVCRFDAWPQDSFEAVVAQKRLSPETVSNVVTYVVILKIDNEEGKLMPGMTANISVVTEQRDDVLRIPAAALRFTPPAGVATDSAQRSEESTGGLFPMPRRRSSGGDRNADQVVWLVENGRLAGNVVVDETGVSDRTWVELRGDALAFIREGQELAVAFILEKGGSAAAGARQ is encoded by the coding sequence ATGAAGAAAAAGATGAAGAAAAAAACAAAAATTCTGTTCCTCATATTGACGTTCGCCGCCGCGGCCTATGGGGGATTCCAATTTTTCGGCCCCGCCGAGGCAACCTATGTTTACAGGACTCAACCCGTCACGCGAGGAGTCATCACATCGAGCATCAGCGCGACGGGAAAGGTGAACGCGGTGGAGATGGTAACGGTCGGCACTCAGGTGTCGGGAACGATCAAAGAACTCTATGTCGATTACAACAGCCAGGTGAAAAAAGGGCAGCTGCTGACGTTGCTGGATCCAGATGTGCTCTTGTCGAAGATTGAAGAGAACAAGGCCAGTTTGTCTGTGGCTCAGGCCGGAGTCGTCAAGGCCAGGGCGGAGGTGCTCAACGCGCAGCGCAACAATACGCGCAATCATGAATTGTGGGAGCGCAAGCTGATCGCCAGAAGTGACGCGGAGAACACCGAGACGCAACTTATGGTGGCCCGCGCAAGCCTGACAGAAGCAAATTCGCGGGTTCTTCAAGCGCAGGAGTCCTTGAAGCAGGCCGAGACGAACTTGAAATACACCAAAATCACATCGCCCATCGATGGAGTGGTGGTGTCTCGTCAGGTGGACGTGGGACAGACGGTAGCGGCGAGTCTACAGACGCCGACGCTTTTCTCGATAGCGAGGGACCTGACCCAGATGCAGGTCGAAGCCAACATCGACGAGGCCGACATCGGCCGTATTCGAGAAGGGCAGAAGGCGGTGTGCCGGTTCGACGCGTGGCCGCAGGATTCTTTCGAGGCAGTTGTAGCGCAAAAACGCCTGAGCCCGGAGACAGTTTCCAACGTGGTGACCTATGTGGTTATTTTGAAAATCGACAACGAAGAAGGAAAACTTATGCCGGGTATGACGGCAAACATTTCGGTTGTGACCGAACAACGGGACGACGTTTTGAGGATTCCGGCGGCGGCCCTCAGGTTCACGCCTCCCGCGGGAGTGGCCACGGATTCGGCGCAGCGAAGCGAGGAGAGCACGGGCGGTCTCTTCCCCATGCCCCGGCGCAGATCTAGCGGCGGCGATAGGAACGCCGATCAGGTCGTGTGGCTTGTGGAGAATGGGCGTCTTGCCGGTAACGTCGTCGTTGATGAAACCGGAGTGAGCGACAGAACATGGGTCGAACTCCGCGGCGACGCACTCGCGTTTATCCGCGAGGGACAGGAATTGGCGGTGGCCTTCATTCTGGAAAAAGGCGGCTCAGCCGCGGCGGGAGCGCGGCAATGA
- a CDS encoding ABC transporter ATP-binding protein: MSAFIEVEDLVKTYRSGDSELRALDGVSFTIERGEFVAIMGPSGSGKSTTMNMLGCLDSPTQGVYRLDSKDVSSLSDDELARIRNVNLGFVFQGFNLLPRLDALGNVALPLVYAQVESEERVARATRALEKVGLASRVKHRPNQMSGGQQQRVAIARALVGDAPLILADEPTGNLDTKTSDEIMALLTQINEEGKTIILVTHEPDIARYASRVLRFKDGKLVEDKKQTPKKGTESGEDYV; the protein is encoded by the coding sequence ATGAGCGCTTTCATAGAGGTCGAAGACCTGGTCAAGACGTACCGATCAGGGGATTCGGAGCTACGGGCGCTGGACGGGGTGTCTTTTACCATAGAACGCGGCGAATTTGTGGCGATCATGGGTCCGTCGGGTTCGGGGAAATCCACGACAATGAACATGCTGGGGTGTCTCGATTCCCCAACTCAAGGAGTTTACAGGCTGGATAGTAAGGACGTGTCGAGTCTTTCCGACGATGAATTAGCACGTATTCGCAACGTGAACCTGGGTTTCGTTTTCCAGGGTTTTAACCTTTTGCCTAGACTCGACGCACTAGGCAACGTCGCGCTGCCTCTTGTCTACGCTCAGGTTGAGTCTGAAGAACGCGTCGCACGCGCGACGAGGGCGCTGGAAAAAGTGGGGCTCGCCTCACGTGTGAAACACCGACCTAATCAAATGAGCGGTGGACAACAGCAACGCGTCGCCATCGCGCGAGCCCTGGTCGGCGACGCTCCATTGATTCTTGCGGACGAGCCCACGGGAAATCTGGACACCAAAACCAGCGATGAGATCATGGCTCTGCTCACGCAAATCAACGAGGAGGGCAAGACGATAATTTTGGTGACCCACGAACCCGATATCGCGAGGTACGCGTCGCGCGTGTTGCGGTTCAAGGACGGGAAACTGGTGGAAGACAAAAAACAAACACCTAAAAAAGGCACAGAAAGTGGTGAAGACTATGTTTGA
- a CDS encoding response regulator transcription factor, producing MNSKHRTRTRGERYEQKKILIVEDDISIAEIERDFLDINGFDSFIVTNGIDGLREALSGEYALILLDLMLPGLDGYEITRRIRDSVDIPILMVTAKTEEFDKIRGLGLGADDYISKPFSPTELVARVKANIAQYERLTGEQPTKSGEITAGNVKINLKARRVYVNENEIELKNKEYELLLFFVSNPDTVFSKETLYERIWGADALGDIVTVAVHINRLREKIERHPANPIHIQTVWGAGYRFKPSL from the coding sequence ATGAACTCGAAGCATAGAACTCGAACAAGAGGTGAACGTTATGAGCAAAAAAAAATTTTGATTGTCGAGGATGACATTTCCATCGCCGAGATTGAGCGTGATTTTCTCGATATCAACGGATTCGACAGCTTCATCGTGACGAACGGCATCGACGGACTGCGGGAGGCGCTCTCCGGCGAGTACGCCTTGATTCTCCTCGATCTCATGCTGCCCGGTCTCGACGGATACGAGATTACCCGAAGAATCCGAGATTCAGTGGACATCCCCATCTTGATGGTGACGGCGAAAACGGAGGAGTTCGACAAAATACGCGGCCTTGGACTTGGTGCCGACGATTATATATCGAAGCCTTTTTCGCCTACGGAACTCGTGGCCAGGGTAAAAGCCAACATCGCTCAATACGAGAGATTGACCGGAGAGCAACCCACCAAAAGCGGCGAAATAACTGCGGGCAACGTCAAAATAAATCTGAAAGCGCGTCGCGTCTACGTCAATGAAAACGAAATTGAGCTAAAAAACAAAGAATACGAGTTGTTACTGTTTTTCGTCTCCAACCCGGATACCGTGTTCAGCAAAGAGACCCTCTACGAGCGTATTTGGGGCGCGGACGCGCTGGGCGACATCGTCACGGTCGCGGTCCACATCAACAGGTTGCGCGAAAAAATCGAACGCCATCCCGCCAATCCTATTCACATTCAAACCGTCTGGGGAGCGGGCTACCGATTCAAGCCCTCGTTGTAA
- a CDS encoding HAMP domain-containing protein yields MSNFLMIVIPLTVSLALFFGGLHLYAMIVDMRTDRKNRSELHFMDAREKIQALTEKWRLAPEITAMLNDVDKFNERYASERLALAIYKNGTLLTHPKFSKISEDESLIDQVLQRSEPVTLFSRTAVHAQTFGDYRIVLHGTISFARAPRNYREIMINGALVSLVCSVFIIFLTNRFLTRFVFGKIVHALHTLTYGVHQIRDGNLNFRINYRGNDEFTPVCEDFNEMATRLWDSVVAGQKDEQSRKELIAGISHDLRTPLTSIKAYVEGIEKGVASTPDAYKRYIDTIKNKTDDLEHIIEMLFLFAKLDTGEFPYHIERVDLTSLVSEVVDSLMEEYGNRGLEISLSQSSLSRTPENLCVEIDAMQMRYIMINIFENSVKYKNKERGKMRISVFESEAENEGEAGEAKENAIMIFTDDGPGVPREALDKLFDAFYRSDPSRNNPSKGSGLGLAIAAKIVHRFGGAIKAVNAPQGGLSIIMTFPRC; encoded by the coding sequence GTGTCTAACTTTTTGATGATCGTCATCCCTCTTACAGTCAGCCTGGCGTTGTTTTTCGGAGGGCTGCACCTGTACGCCATGATCGTGGACATGAGGACAGATCGCAAGAACAGAAGCGAACTGCACTTTATGGACGCGCGGGAGAAAATTCAGGCGCTCACCGAAAAGTGGCGTCTCGCCCCGGAGATCACGGCAATGTTGAACGACGTCGACAAATTCAACGAACGATATGCCAGTGAGCGTTTAGCTCTGGCGATTTACAAAAACGGAACGCTCCTGACCCACCCGAAGTTTTCCAAGATTTCCGAAGATGAATCTCTCATAGATCAAGTTCTGCAACGGAGTGAGCCTGTGACCCTCTTCTCCAGGACAGCCGTTCACGCCCAAACGTTCGGCGATTACCGAATCGTCCTGCACGGGACTATCAGCTTCGCGAGGGCTCCTCGAAATTACAGGGAGATCATGATCAATGGCGCTCTCGTGTCGCTAGTCTGTTCGGTGTTCATTATTTTCCTCACCAATCGTTTTCTGACTCGGTTCGTATTCGGCAAAATTGTCCACGCCTTGCACACCCTCACTTATGGAGTGCACCAGATACGCGACGGGAACTTAAACTTTCGGATCAATTATAGGGGAAACGATGAATTTACTCCTGTATGTGAGGATTTCAATGAAATGGCGACCCGGCTTTGGGACTCCGTTGTCGCCGGACAGAAAGACGAACAGAGCCGCAAAGAACTAATAGCGGGGATCTCCCACGACCTTCGAACACCTCTCACCTCCATTAAGGCCTACGTGGAGGGCATTGAAAAGGGAGTGGCATCTACCCCGGATGCCTACAAACGCTACATCGACACCATAAAAAACAAAACCGACGATCTGGAACACATCATCGAGATGCTTTTTTTGTTCGCGAAGCTCGACACTGGAGAATTTCCCTATCACATAGAGCGCGTGGATCTCACGTCCCTGGTGTCCGAGGTCGTGGATAGCCTGATGGAGGAATATGGAAACCGAGGGCTGGAAATTTCTCTATCCCAAAGTTCTTTGTCCCGGACGCCGGAAAATCTTTGCGTCGAGATCGATGCCATGCAAATGCGCTACATCATGATCAATATTTTCGAGAACAGCGTAAAGTATAAGAACAAAGAACGCGGAAAAATGCGCATTTCCGTTTTCGAGAGCGAGGCTGAGAATGAAGGAGAAGCAGGAGAAGCAAAGGAGAACGCGATAATGATTTTTACTGATGATGGTCCCGGAGTTCCGAGGGAAGCGCTCGATAAGCTGTTTGACGCCTTCTACAGGAGCGATCCATCTCGCAACAACCCCAGCAAGGGCAGCGGGCTGGGTCTCGCCATCGCCGCGAAGATCGTGCATCGCTTCGGCGGAGCTATCAAAGCCGTCAATGCGCCACAAGGCGGGCTCTCTATAATAATGACATTCCCGAGGTGTTGA
- a CDS encoding ABC transporter permease yields the protein MFETIRTAVSSLWANKMRSMLTMLGVVIGVGAVIAMVAIGNGASGQMEGVISSMGANMIVLRPGTPNTGGVRQSAGSGGTLTLDDIRAIEVECWSIQNVAPHLNTSAQLIFENRNWPSQITGTTPGFFDIRELQIQNGRLLDKEDERSAAKVAVIGETVARELFGRLDPVGRSIRVNNIPFEVVGVLAPKGQSAMGQDQDDTVIVPITTAQRRLARSALANSINRAFVQAKDVSMMESAITEVRALLRQRHRLPRDREDDFNLQNMTQMLDSMAQATRVMSLLLGAVASISLLVGGIGIMNIMLVSVTERTREIGIRMAIGARAGDIRTQFLLEALLLSLSGGVVGILLGFAASLGVTEFLKWPTSVSGGAIALAAGFSCFVGVFFGLYPAWKASLLRPIDALRFE from the coding sequence ATGTTTGAGACAATACGTACGGCGGTCTCTTCGCTGTGGGCCAATAAAATGCGCTCGATGCTGACGATGTTGGGGGTCGTCATAGGCGTTGGCGCGGTTATCGCTATGGTCGCGATAGGGAATGGGGCCAGCGGACAAATGGAGGGTGTCATCTCCAGCATGGGCGCGAATATGATTGTCCTTCGCCCCGGCACCCCCAATACCGGCGGAGTTCGCCAGAGCGCCGGAAGCGGGGGCACTCTCACCTTGGACGACATCAGGGCTATAGAGGTGGAATGCTGGTCCATCCAAAACGTGGCGCCCCATCTGAACACCAGTGCGCAACTCATATTCGAAAACCGCAATTGGCCGTCACAGATCACAGGCACAACGCCGGGCTTTTTCGATATCCGAGAACTTCAGATTCAAAACGGACGGCTCCTGGATAAAGAAGACGAGCGATCCGCGGCTAAAGTCGCCGTAATAGGCGAAACGGTAGCGAGAGAGCTTTTCGGAAGACTCGATCCGGTGGGTCGGAGCATCCGCGTCAACAATATTCCATTCGAAGTTGTGGGTGTACTCGCGCCCAAGGGACAATCGGCGATGGGACAGGATCAAGACGACACCGTGATCGTCCCCATCACGACGGCTCAACGGCGGCTTGCGCGCAGCGCTTTGGCAAACTCCATCAACAGGGCTTTCGTGCAGGCGAAGGACGTCAGCATGATGGAGAGCGCCATAACCGAGGTGAGGGCGCTTTTGAGACAGCGTCACCGGTTGCCCCGCGACAGGGAAGACGATTTCAACCTCCAAAATATGACGCAAATGCTGGACAGCATGGCGCAAGCGACGCGGGTGATGTCATTGCTGTTGGGAGCCGTGGCCTCGATCTCGCTTCTGGTGGGAGGAATAGGGATCATGAACATCATGCTGGTGTCGGTGACGGAGCGCACGCGGGAGATCGGTATTCGTATGGCGATAGGCGCCCGCGCTGGAGACATCCGAACGCAATTTTTACTGGAGGCCCTGCTCCTATCTCTTTCGGGCGGCGTCGTGGGGATACTACTGGGATTCGCGGCGTCCTTAGGGGTGACGGAGTTTCTGAAGTGGCCGACGTCGGTATCGGGCGGGGCTATAGCGCTTGCGGCGGGTTTTTCTTGTTTTGTCGGCGTTTTCTTCGGTTTGTATCCAGCATGGAAGGCCTCGTTGCTACGCCCCATCGACGCCTTGCGGTTTGAATAA
- a CDS encoding ABC transporter permease, whose amino-acid sequence MEKIKRFVADFGLPRVIIAVYLLGLFSMAPVVDVSLFGALSDTFIRIGMNGIMVLALVPMIQSGCGLNFGLSLGVIAGLLGATFSIEMGYVGIWGFSFAIIASQVVGAIFGLGYGALLNRVKGGEMMIATYVGFSSVMIMSIAWLCLPFTSPVMIWGYGGEGLRTTVSVEGFWRHILDDFLAIQIGNFKFPTGTILFLLLVSFIVWAFFHLKIGTAMTAVGSNPSYARASGININRMRATSVVISTMLGAMGIIVYEQSFGFIQLYDGPLYMAFPAVAAILIGGAGVNKASLANVFIGVALYQGILAMTPLIFNAVLKLDMSDVIRIIVSNGMILYALTRKIKVLK is encoded by the coding sequence ATGGAGAAAATCAAACGTTTTGTAGCCGACTTTGGCTTACCGAGGGTCATTATCGCCGTGTACCTGCTGGGGCTTTTTTCGATGGCTCCGGTGGTTGACGTCAGTTTGTTTGGCGCGCTCTCCGATACTTTTATCCGTATCGGCATGAACGGAATCATGGTTCTGGCGCTTGTCCCCATGATCCAGTCCGGATGCGGCCTGAATTTTGGACTGTCGCTCGGCGTTATCGCCGGACTGTTGGGCGCCACCTTCAGTATAGAGATGGGATATGTCGGCATCTGGGGATTCTCGTTCGCCATCATCGCGTCGCAGGTAGTTGGCGCGATTTTTGGGCTTGGATACGGCGCATTGTTGAACCGCGTGAAGGGCGGGGAGATGATGATCGCCACCTATGTCGGTTTTTCCTCCGTTATGATCATGTCGATCGCTTGGTTGTGTTTGCCTTTTACAAGCCCGGTGATGATATGGGGTTATGGCGGAGAAGGTCTACGGACGACCGTCTCTGTCGAAGGTTTTTGGAGACATATCCTCGATGATTTTCTGGCCATTCAGATCGGCAACTTCAAATTCCCGACCGGAACCATCCTTTTTCTTCTACTCGTTTCGTTTATAGTATGGGCTTTTTTTCATCTGAAAATCGGCACAGCCATGACGGCTGTGGGATCTAACCCAAGTTACGCCCGAGCCTCCGGAATCAATATCAACCGGATGCGCGCCACCAGTGTGGTCATTTCCACCATGCTCGGTGCTATGGGAATTATCGTGTACGAACAGAGCTTCGGCTTTATCCAGTTGTATGACGGACCGCTCTACATGGCGTTTCCCGCTGTGGCGGCTATCCTTATCGGCGGCGCCGGAGTCAACAAGGCATCTTTGGCCAACGTATTCATCGGCGTGGCGCTGTATCAGGGAATTTTGGCCATGACACCACTCATCTTCAACGCGGTGCTTAAGCTGGACATGTCCGACGTGATCCGCATAATCGTTTCCAACGGCATGATACTCTATGCCCTGACCCGTAAGATCAAGGTGCTGAAATGA
- a CDS encoding DUF3798 domain-containing protein, whose translation MCIRNRVASLFWALCIVVFCATLTQAAPTPAKFHIGVVTGTVNQGEDEVRGAEAMIAEYGDVKDGGMIQHVTYPNNFAAEQETTISQIVSLATDPMVKAIVMNQAVPGATEGFRRVREMRPDILLLAGVAQEDPLVIGKVADLVMRNDFVSVGYRVIWAAKQLGADTFVHISFPRHMSVETLTRRRMIFEQVCNDLGIKWVFETAPDPLSDVGVVGAQQYLLENVPKWVEKYGKNASFYCTNDAHTEPLIRQVVEFGGTFIEASLPSPLLGFPGALGIDLSNEQGNFPAIMKKIEDVLVAKNAGGRLGTWSYSFPFCATTGLIQHAINVVEGNSKMTDMQDILKAFSKYTPGAKWGGSYYVDGTTGVKLDNYVLLLQDTYIFGRGYIGSAAIDVPEKYLKISSGLN comes from the coding sequence ATGTGTATACGTAATAGGGTAGCGAGTTTATTTTGGGCGCTGTGTATCGTTGTTTTTTGCGCCACTCTGACGCAGGCTGCTCCCACTCCTGCCAAGTTCCACATCGGCGTCGTCACCGGCACGGTGAACCAGGGGGAGGACGAAGTCCGTGGCGCGGAGGCAATGATCGCTGAGTACGGTGACGTCAAGGACGGCGGCATGATTCAGCATGTAACGTATCCCAACAACTTCGCCGCGGAACAGGAAACCACCATCTCCCAAATCGTTTCTCTGGCCACGGACCCAATGGTGAAAGCGATCGTTATGAACCAGGCCGTTCCCGGAGCGACCGAAGGCTTCCGCCGCGTGCGCGAAATGCGGCCCGATATTCTTCTGCTGGCCGGTGTGGCGCAGGAAGACCCTCTGGTCATAGGTAAGGTGGCCGACCTCGTTATGCGCAACGACTTCGTCTCGGTAGGATACCGCGTCATCTGGGCAGCCAAGCAATTGGGCGCCGATACCTTTGTGCATATCTCCTTTCCCCGGCACATGAGCGTCGAAACTCTCACTCGCCGTCGAATGATTTTCGAGCAGGTCTGTAACGATCTTGGCATCAAATGGGTATTTGAAACCGCGCCTGATCCATTAAGCGATGTGGGTGTCGTCGGCGCGCAACAGTACTTACTGGAAAATGTTCCAAAGTGGGTGGAGAAGTATGGTAAGAACGCGTCCTTTTATTGCACCAACGACGCTCATACCGAGCCCCTTATCCGCCAAGTCGTGGAATTCGGTGGCACGTTCATCGAAGCCAGCCTGCCCTCACCGTTGCTTGGCTTCCCTGGCGCTCTCGGCATCGACCTCTCGAATGAACAGGGTAACTTCCCCGCCATCATGAAAAAAATCGAAGACGTTCTCGTCGCTAAGAATGCCGGCGGCCGTCTTGGCACTTGGTCTTATTCCTTCCCGTTCTGCGCCACAACCGGTCTGATACAGCACGCGATTAACGTTGTCGAGGGTAATTCCAAAATGACGGATATGCAGGACATCCTCAAGGCGTTCTCCAAATACACGCCAGGCGCGAAATGGGGCGGTTCCTACTATGTCGATGGTACTACCGGAGTGAAACTCGACAACTACGTCCTACTCCTTCAGGACACTTATATTTTCGGCAGAGGCTATATCGGTTCCGCCGCAATAGACGTGCCGGAGAAGTACCTCAAGATTTCTTCCGGCTTGAACTAG
- a CDS encoding ABC transporter permease, producing MKSRLRLFLIENVVVILFVVLIAIAIPASRLPSKFLLQEILTRLGRSSFLVIALLLPIMAGMGLNFGMVLGAMAGQIGLIFVMDWKIIGIPGLLLAMLISLPIAIVLGWLCGSIMNMAKGREMVTGFILGFFMNGVYMLFALYAMGEIIPVMNPELLLSRGYGLRNVIDLASVRQALETFIPLKIWGLNIPVLNYLFIAAVSLFIIWFRKTKLGQDMRAVGQDRAVAGATGIAVERTRIIAIIISTVLASFGQIIFLQNLGTINTTNSHEQTGMFSIASLLIGGASVTKASIPNAIIGVILFHLLFLVAPMAGKNLIGSGMLGEYFRQFVSYGVIALALVLYEWKRALQEDDSRALLRRSAAGNEKADIV from the coding sequence ATGAAATCCAGGCTGCGTCTTTTTTTGATCGAAAATGTCGTCGTCATTTTGTTTGTTGTTTTGATTGCCATAGCCATTCCCGCGTCGCGCTTGCCGAGCAAATTCCTGTTGCAGGAAATTCTGACTCGGCTTGGGCGCAGTTCCTTCTTGGTGATCGCCCTGCTTTTGCCGATCATGGCGGGAATGGGGCTGAATTTCGGGATGGTGTTGGGGGCCATGGCCGGTCAGATCGGCCTTATTTTTGTCATGGACTGGAAAATTATTGGTATTCCCGGTCTTCTGCTGGCGATGCTTATCTCCCTGCCCATCGCGATTGTTCTTGGCTGGCTATGCGGTTCAATCATGAACATGGCTAAAGGACGGGAAATGGTGACAGGCTTCATTCTGGGCTTTTTTATGAACGGCGTCTACATGTTGTTCGCTCTGTACGCCATGGGAGAAATCATTCCCGTCATGAATCCAGAACTGTTGCTTTCGCGCGGGTACGGACTTCGCAACGTCATTGATCTAGCCAGCGTGCGGCAGGCTCTGGAGACGTTCATTCCGCTCAAAATCTGGGGATTGAACATCCCTGTTCTCAACTATCTTTTTATTGCGGCTGTCAGCCTATTCATCATCTGGTTCAGAAAAACCAAGCTCGGACAGGATATGCGCGCTGTGGGGCAAGATCGCGCGGTAGCGGGCGCCACGGGTATTGCGGTTGAACGTACTCGTATCATAGCTATCATTATCTCGACGGTGCTCGCAAGTTTCGGACAGATCATTTTTCTACAGAACCTCGGCACCATCAACACTACCAACTCGCATGAGCAGACCGGCATGTTCTCCATCGCCTCCCTGCTTATCGGCGGCGCGTCCGTAACCAAAGCGTCGATCCCCAACGCGATCATCGGCGTTATTCTCTTCCATCTTTTATTCCTGGTCGCCCCGATGGCCGGCAAAAACCTCATCGGTTCAGGTATGCTAGGGGAATACTTCCGGCAGTTCGTCAGTTACGGGGTCATAGCGCTGGCGCTGGTGCTGTATGAATGGAAACGGGCACTTCAAGAAGATGACTCACGCGCCCTGCTGCGGCGTTCCGCGGCCGGAAACGAGAAGGCGGATATCGTATGA